One Lacunisphaera limnophila DNA window includes the following coding sequences:
- a CDS encoding class I mannose-6-phosphate isomerase — protein sequence MDPRGKLVLLPPNRVWRTYQGGQNLDRLAAAAAPADSHFPEDWVASTTRAVNPGREAIPEGRSTVRVGGELHDFAPLLATDPAYFLGADHAAAHGASPHLLVKLLDPSIRLHFQVHPTAAFARRFLNSPSGKTEAYHVLATRPEVAAPYIYLGFQRPPGRATLRRLIETQDLAALEACFDRIPVQPGDTFLVPGGVPHALGEGILLVEVQEPSDLVVRFEFERGGYVLPESARFMGRGLDFCLDVFDPAPWPLHRVQTEAVCPPRRRRALGPDSHQDDLIGPERTPCFRMRHSHYRGPATKIEPAAHIGIVTAGACTVQVGGETHHLGLYDKFFAPAGLGPLAITPGPVASILECYPPDAPAPGQPVA from the coding sequence ATGGACCCCCGCGGTAAACTCGTCCTCCTCCCCCCCAACCGCGTCTGGCGCACCTACCAGGGCGGGCAAAACCTCGACCGGCTCGCCGCGGCCGCCGCCCCCGCGGACAGCCACTTTCCCGAGGACTGGGTCGCCTCCACCACCCGCGCCGTCAATCCCGGTCGCGAAGCCATTCCTGAGGGCCGCTCGACGGTGCGCGTGGGCGGTGAGCTCCACGATTTCGCCCCCCTGCTCGCCACCGACCCCGCCTATTTCCTCGGGGCCGACCATGCGGCGGCCCACGGCGCCTCGCCCCACCTGCTGGTCAAGCTGCTGGACCCGTCGATCCGCTTGCACTTTCAGGTCCACCCGACCGCCGCCTTCGCCCGCCGCTTCCTGAATTCACCCTCGGGCAAGACCGAGGCCTATCACGTCCTCGCCACCCGTCCGGAGGTCGCGGCCCCCTATATTTATCTCGGCTTCCAGCGCCCCCCCGGCCGGGCGACACTCCGCCGCCTGATCGAGACCCAGGACCTCGCTGCCCTCGAGGCCTGCTTCGACCGGATTCCGGTTCAGCCCGGCGACACCTTTCTCGTGCCCGGCGGCGTGCCCCACGCCTTGGGCGAAGGCATCCTGCTCGTCGAAGTCCAGGAACCCAGCGACCTCGTCGTCCGTTTCGAGTTCGAGCGCGGCGGCTACGTGCTGCCGGAGTCCGCGCGCTTCATGGGCCGCGGACTCGACTTCTGCCTCGATGTCTTCGACCCCGCCCCCTGGCCGCTCCACCGCGTTCAGACCGAGGCCGTCTGTCCCCCGCGCCGGCGCCGCGCCCTCGGGCCGGACTCGCATCAGGATGACCTCATCGGGCCCGAACGCACGCCCTGCTTCCGGATGCGCCATTCGCACTACCGCGGCCCGGCCACCAAGATCGAACCCGCCGCACACATCGGCATTGTCACGGCCGGCGCCTGCACCGTCCAGGTCGGCGGCGAGACGCACCACCTCGGACTCTACGACAAGTTTTTCGCGCCCGCCGGCCTCGGCCCGCTGGCCATCACCCCCGGGCCCGTCGCCTCGATCCTGGAATGCTACCCGCCGGACGCCCCCGCCCCGGGCCAACCGGTCGCCTGA
- a CDS encoding NAD(P)-dependent oxidoreductase, with protein MPRPVAILASLTAEELRDFLPEPLLGQARAVTPRFTVWDPTGQSAADFASALAAADPEVLLACWKTPPLPPVLPPRLRYVCYLCGSVRRLVRRDQLEAGLVVTNWGGSISRVVAEWALFHILACLRRAPHWTIAMHTEGAWKNGGTETASLFGRRIGLHGYGQIARELVQLLRPFHVTITSFAPDVTPEVEAAHGIRRAASLESLFAENDIIVELAPLNPSTAGLVQEKHLRLIRPGGVFVNVGRGAVVDEAALLRVAQEGRIMVGLDVYGVEPLPADSPFRGLRNVSLTPHIAGPTTDRRCDAGAFAVENLVAYAEDRPLRAVITPTVYDTST; from the coding sequence ATGCCGCGCCCCGTCGCCATCCTTGCCTCGCTGACCGCCGAGGAGCTCCGTGATTTCCTCCCCGAGCCGTTGCTCGGCCAGGCCCGGGCTGTCACGCCGCGCTTTACCGTCTGGGATCCGACCGGACAAAGCGCTGCGGATTTTGCCTCCGCCCTCGCCGCCGCGGATCCCGAGGTGTTGCTGGCCTGCTGGAAAACCCCGCCCCTGCCTCCCGTCCTCCCGCCCCGCCTCCGTTATGTCTGCTACCTCTGCGGTTCCGTCCGCCGGCTCGTCCGCCGCGACCAGCTGGAGGCCGGCCTAGTCGTCACCAACTGGGGCGGCTCCATCAGCCGCGTCGTCGCCGAATGGGCCCTGTTCCACATCCTGGCCTGCCTCCGCCGCGCGCCGCACTGGACCATCGCCATGCATACGGAAGGCGCCTGGAAAAACGGCGGCACCGAAACCGCCTCGCTCTTCGGTCGCCGCATCGGTTTACATGGCTACGGCCAGATCGCCCGCGAGCTCGTTCAGCTGCTGCGTCCGTTTCATGTCACGATTACCAGCTTCGCCCCTGACGTGACCCCGGAGGTCGAGGCCGCCCACGGCATCCGCCGCGCCGCCTCCCTCGAGTCCTTGTTCGCGGAGAACGACATCATCGTCGAGCTCGCCCCGCTCAATCCCTCCACCGCTGGCCTTGTGCAGGAAAAACACCTCCGACTCATCCGGCCCGGCGGCGTGTTCGTCAACGTCGGCCGCGGCGCCGTCGTCGACGAGGCCGCGCTGCTGCGGGTCGCGCAGGAAGGCCGGATCATGGTCGGCCTTGATGTCTACGGGGTCGAGCCGCTGCCCGCCGACTCGCCCTTCCGCGGCCTGCGCAACGTGTCGCTCACCCCGCACATCGCCGGCCCGACAACGGACCGCCGCTGCGACGCCGGTGCCTTCGCCGTCGAAAACCTCGTCGCCTACGCCGAGGACCGCCCGCTGCGCGCCGTCATCACCCCAACGGTCTACGACACCTCGACATGA